The Ooceraea biroi isolate clonal line C1 chromosome 1, Obir_v5.4, whole genome shotgun sequence genome has a window encoding:
- the LOC105277806 gene encoding nose resistant to fluoxetine protein 6 isoform X3 — MWNAMRFPFIALLALLVIYAEGVSADIPNGAVQEPILRVKNLPTTINVVDKKNWTSLSNVLDVFSAHNLVKNWAEGEYAIGAQCSKDITTYVEALKNKELWALKVDDASGRFTNGFFWGNSYFTGSATECDYIGEIHTRKNSKINVESSIEEVREFNAEPRKTMNFGLSGTNTWIQTTSTDVPPYHLGFYMMRIFINASQYTATRLIHLGVCLPFSCTASDVAIIGKLAAGEFAAKHSSIEKVRDQHNLYDMFSDPVFWCLFGVSLVVLILMILGTGYDYYLLKKLTRKRNVIYDLEKHGKLDHLTNGNRKALNADSNTNGVQRINNNNDHENSLQSSTTEEQQELNVFEELLLSFSIPANVATICDRNVGGDTISTVHGLRAISMAWVILGHTCIVLFKYSDNMEYRKVVEKRFLFQTITNGAFSVDTFFFMGGLLVSFLYFRTNAKGDLKRLTQGTRGFLAGSLKFIGLLLYRFSRLTAPYMFVLGVVEVSMKYFHANSVFEPPTADHYNCPNYWWRNLLYINTWFPVEEMCMLWSWYVADDTQFYIVGGVILVLATKHFKIAAAALIGLLISSWATTGYIALINNHMPTSDDPLALFDKIYDKPWTRLGPYLIGMSVGYFLFKTDCKIKMSKATVVIGWLLSSACLLSLLYGLYEAELAPVTAAAYSSLSHSAWALGLAWIVIACSTGYGGYINKILSWPLLYPFSRVTYCAYLVHPLVIRWTAMNLDSPFHLGKDTVLITFLGQLVLSYALSFIVSVTFEAPVVSMLKILAPKKRKRIQ; from the exons ATGTGGAACGCGATGCGTTTTCCGTTCATCGCCTTACTTGCACTTCTCGTGATCTACGCCGAAGGAGTATCTGCCGATATTCCGAATGGTGCCGTGCAGGAACCGATTCTTCGAGTAAAAAACTTGCCAACGACAATTAACGTAGTCGATAAAAAAAACTGGACCAGTCTGTCGAACGTGCTGGATGTTTTTAGTGCACATAATTTAGTCAAAAATTGGGCCGAAGGAGAGTACGCAATCGGAGCACAATGCAGCAAAGACATCACGACGTACGTCGAAGCTTTGAAGAATAAAGAATTGTGGGCTCTCAAAg TGGATGATGCGTCGGGTAGATTTACCAATGGATTCTTCTGGGGTAATTCTTATTTCACCGGATCGGCGACAGAATGTGACTATATCGGAGAAATTCATACCCGGAAAAATTCCAAAATCAATGTGGAATCGTCAATTGAAGAGGTACGAGAATTTAACGCAGAGCCGCGGAAAACGATGAATTTCGGCCTAAGCGGGACCAATACCTGGATCCAAACTACATCTACCGATGTACCACCTTATCATCTAGGATTTTATATGatgagaatttttataaacgcaTCTCAATATACAGCA acaCGATTGATTCATCTCGGAGTCTGTCTTCCATTCTCATGTACGGCCTCAGATGTAGCTATAATCGGTAAACTCGCTGCGGGAGAATTTGCAGCAAAACACTCATCTATCGAAAAAGTCCGAGATcaacataatttatatgacATGTTCTCAGATCCTGTCTTCTGGTGTTTGTT CGGTGTCAGCTTAGTGGTCCTAATACTGATGATCCTCGGTACCGGATACGACTATTACCTACTGAAAAAGTTAACCCGcaaaagaaatgtaatttacGATTTGGAGAAACACGGGAAACTCGATCATCTCACAAATGGCAATCGGAAGGCACTAAATG CAGATTCTAACACCAACGGAGTGCAGCGGATCAACAATAATAACGATCACGAGAACAGCTTGCAGTCGTCTACTACAGAGGAACAGCAGGAGCTCA ACGTCTTTGAGGAACTTTTACTTTCATTCTCCATTCCCGCCAACGTGGCAACCATCTGCGACCGTAATGTGGGTGGTGACACTATCAGCACCGTCCATGGACTCAGGGCGATATCGATGGCATGGGTCATCCTCGGGCATACGTGCATCGTCCTTTTCAAGTACTCGGACAATATGGAATATCGCAAAGTGGTGGAGAAGAGATTCCTCTTCCAGACTATCACAAACGGGGCCTTTAGTGTCGATACGTTCTTCTTCATGGGCGGCTTGCTCGTGAGCTTCCTGTACTTCAGAACCAATGCTAAGGGAGACTTGAAGAGGCTCACGCAAGGCACGCGAGGCTTCCTCGCGGGCAGCCTGAAATTCATCGGACTTCTTCTGTACAGATTCAGTAGGCTCACCGCACCGTACATGTTTGTACTAGGTGTGGTCGAGGTCTCGATGAAGTATTTCCACGCAAACTCCGTTTTCGAGCCTCCTACGGCGGACCATTATAATTGTCCCAATTATTGGTGGAGAAATTTGCTCTATATCAATACTTGGTTTCCCGTCGAGGAAATG TGTATGCTTTGGAGTTGGTACGTAGCAGATGACACACAATTTTACATCGTGGGCGGAGTCATACTAGTGCTTGCTACAAAACACTTTAAAATAGCGGCTGCCGCTTTAATTGGTCTACTAATAAGCTCGTGGGCAACTACTGGCTATATTGCTTTGATCAACAATCATATGCCAACCTCGGATGATCCATTAGCCCTCTTCGACAAGATCTACGATAAACCGTGGACAAGATTAGGGCCCTATTTGATTGGGATGTCCGTCggttattttctctttaagactgactgtaaaataaaaatgtctaag gcTACCGTCGTCATAGGATGGCTTTTGTCTTCCGCGTGTCTCTTGAGTTTACTTTACGGTCTATACGAAGCGGAACTTGCACCTGTTACAGCCGCTGCATATTCTTCCCTAAGCCACAGTGCATGGGCGCTAGGCCTGGCATGGATCGTAATAGCATGTAGCACTGGCTACGgag gatacataaataagatattatcGTGGCCACTCTTGTATCCATTCAGCAGAGTGACTTACTGTGCTTATCTAGTTCACCCACTTGTAATTCGATGGACCGCGATGAATCTAGATTCTCCGTTCCATTTAGGAAAGGATACTGTG TTAATAACATTCCTGGGACAACTAGTGCTGTCTTACGCTTTATCTTTCATAGTGTCAGTCACCTTCGAAGCACCAGTAGTCAGTATGCTAAAGATCCTCGCACCAAAAAagcgaaaacgcatacaaTAG
- the LOC105277806 gene encoding O-acyltransferase like protein isoform X1 has translation MWNAMRFPFIALLALLVIYAEGVSADIPNGAVQEPILRVKNLPTTINVVDKKNWTSLSNVLDVFSAHNLVKNWAEGEYAIGAQCSKDITTYVEALKNKELWALKVDDASGRFTNGFFWGNSYFTGSATECDYIGEIHTRKNSKINVESSIEEVREFNAEPRKTMNFGLSGTNTWIQTTSTDVPPYHLGFYMMRIFINASQYTATRLIHLGVCLPFSCTASDVAIIGKLAAGEFAAKHSSIEKVRDQHNLYDMFSDPVFWCLFGVSLVVLILMILGTGYDYYLLKKLTRKRNVIYDLEKHGKLDHLTNGNRKALNAFQGKVYLPVPVADSNTNGVQRINNNNDHENSLQSSTTEEQQELNVFEELLLSFSIPANVATICDRNVGGDTISTVHGLRAISMAWVILGHTCIVLFKYSDNMEYRKVVEKRFLFQTITNGAFSVDTFFFMGGLLVSFLYFRTNAKGDLKRLTQGTRGFLAGSLKFIGLLLYRFSRLTAPYMFVLGVVEVSMKYFHANSVFEPPTADHYNCPNYWWRNLLYINTWFPVEEMCMLWSWYVADDTQFYIVGGVILVLATKHFKIAAAALIGLLISSWATTGYIALINNHMPTSDDPLALFDKIYDKPWTRLGPYLIGMSVGYFLFKTDCKIKMSKATVVIGWLLSSACLLSLLYGLYEAELAPVTAAAYSSLSHSAWALGLAWIVIACSTGYGGYINKILSWPLLYPFSRVTYCAYLVHPLVIRWTAMNLDSPFHLGKDTVLITFLGQLVLSYALSFIVSVTFEAPVVSMLKILAPKKRKRIQ, from the exons ATGTGGAACGCGATGCGTTTTCCGTTCATCGCCTTACTTGCACTTCTCGTGATCTACGCCGAAGGAGTATCTGCCGATATTCCGAATGGTGCCGTGCAGGAACCGATTCTTCGAGTAAAAAACTTGCCAACGACAATTAACGTAGTCGATAAAAAAAACTGGACCAGTCTGTCGAACGTGCTGGATGTTTTTAGTGCACATAATTTAGTCAAAAATTGGGCCGAAGGAGAGTACGCAATCGGAGCACAATGCAGCAAAGACATCACGACGTACGTCGAAGCTTTGAAGAATAAAGAATTGTGGGCTCTCAAAg TGGATGATGCGTCGGGTAGATTTACCAATGGATTCTTCTGGGGTAATTCTTATTTCACCGGATCGGCGACAGAATGTGACTATATCGGAGAAATTCATACCCGGAAAAATTCCAAAATCAATGTGGAATCGTCAATTGAAGAGGTACGAGAATTTAACGCAGAGCCGCGGAAAACGATGAATTTCGGCCTAAGCGGGACCAATACCTGGATCCAAACTACATCTACCGATGTACCACCTTATCATCTAGGATTTTATATGatgagaatttttataaacgcaTCTCAATATACAGCA acaCGATTGATTCATCTCGGAGTCTGTCTTCCATTCTCATGTACGGCCTCAGATGTAGCTATAATCGGTAAACTCGCTGCGGGAGAATTTGCAGCAAAACACTCATCTATCGAAAAAGTCCGAGATcaacataatttatatgacATGTTCTCAGATCCTGTCTTCTGGTGTTTGTT CGGTGTCAGCTTAGTGGTCCTAATACTGATGATCCTCGGTACCGGATACGACTATTACCTACTGAAAAAGTTAACCCGcaaaagaaatgtaatttacGATTTGGAGAAACACGGGAAACTCGATCATCTCACAAATGGCAATCGGAAGGCACTAAATG CTTTTCAAGGTAAGGTCTACCTTCCTGTTCCAGTAGCAGATTCTAACACCAACGGAGTGCAGCGGATCAACAATAATAACGATCACGAGAACAGCTTGCAGTCGTCTACTACAGAGGAACAGCAGGAGCTCA ACGTCTTTGAGGAACTTTTACTTTCATTCTCCATTCCCGCCAACGTGGCAACCATCTGCGACCGTAATGTGGGTGGTGACACTATCAGCACCGTCCATGGACTCAGGGCGATATCGATGGCATGGGTCATCCTCGGGCATACGTGCATCGTCCTTTTCAAGTACTCGGACAATATGGAATATCGCAAAGTGGTGGAGAAGAGATTCCTCTTCCAGACTATCACAAACGGGGCCTTTAGTGTCGATACGTTCTTCTTCATGGGCGGCTTGCTCGTGAGCTTCCTGTACTTCAGAACCAATGCTAAGGGAGACTTGAAGAGGCTCACGCAAGGCACGCGAGGCTTCCTCGCGGGCAGCCTGAAATTCATCGGACTTCTTCTGTACAGATTCAGTAGGCTCACCGCACCGTACATGTTTGTACTAGGTGTGGTCGAGGTCTCGATGAAGTATTTCCACGCAAACTCCGTTTTCGAGCCTCCTACGGCGGACCATTATAATTGTCCCAATTATTGGTGGAGAAATTTGCTCTATATCAATACTTGGTTTCCCGTCGAGGAAATG TGTATGCTTTGGAGTTGGTACGTAGCAGATGACACACAATTTTACATCGTGGGCGGAGTCATACTAGTGCTTGCTACAAAACACTTTAAAATAGCGGCTGCCGCTTTAATTGGTCTACTAATAAGCTCGTGGGCAACTACTGGCTATATTGCTTTGATCAACAATCATATGCCAACCTCGGATGATCCATTAGCCCTCTTCGACAAGATCTACGATAAACCGTGGACAAGATTAGGGCCCTATTTGATTGGGATGTCCGTCggttattttctctttaagactgactgtaaaataaaaatgtctaag gcTACCGTCGTCATAGGATGGCTTTTGTCTTCCGCGTGTCTCTTGAGTTTACTTTACGGTCTATACGAAGCGGAACTTGCACCTGTTACAGCCGCTGCATATTCTTCCCTAAGCCACAGTGCATGGGCGCTAGGCCTGGCATGGATCGTAATAGCATGTAGCACTGGCTACGgag gatacataaataagatattatcGTGGCCACTCTTGTATCCATTCAGCAGAGTGACTTACTGTGCTTATCTAGTTCACCCACTTGTAATTCGATGGACCGCGATGAATCTAGATTCTCCGTTCCATTTAGGAAAGGATACTGTG TTAATAACATTCCTGGGACAACTAGTGCTGTCTTACGCTTTATCTTTCATAGTGTCAGTCACCTTCGAAGCACCAGTAGTCAGTATGCTAAAGATCCTCGCACCAAAAAagcgaaaacgcatacaaTAG
- the LOC105277806 gene encoding nose resistant to fluoxetine protein 6 isoform X2, which yields MWNAMRFPFIALLALLVIYAEGVSADIPNGAVQEPILRVKNLPTTINVVDKKNWTSLSNVLDVFSAHNLVKNWAEGEYAIGAQCSKDITTYVEALKNKELWALKVDDASGRFTNGFFWGNSYFTGSATECDYIGEIHTRKNSKINVESSIEEVREFNAEPRKTMNFGLSGTNTWIQTTSTDVPPYHLGFYMMRIFINASQYTATRLIHLGVCLPFSCTASDVAIIGKLAAGEFAAKHSSIEKVRDQHNLYDMFSDPVFWCLFGVSLVVLILMILGTGYDYYLLKKLTRKRNVIYDLEKHGKLDHLTNGNRKALNVADSNTNGVQRINNNNDHENSLQSSTTEEQQELNVFEELLLSFSIPANVATICDRNVGGDTISTVHGLRAISMAWVILGHTCIVLFKYSDNMEYRKVVEKRFLFQTITNGAFSVDTFFFMGGLLVSFLYFRTNAKGDLKRLTQGTRGFLAGSLKFIGLLLYRFSRLTAPYMFVLGVVEVSMKYFHANSVFEPPTADHYNCPNYWWRNLLYINTWFPVEEMCMLWSWYVADDTQFYIVGGVILVLATKHFKIAAAALIGLLISSWATTGYIALINNHMPTSDDPLALFDKIYDKPWTRLGPYLIGMSVGYFLFKTDCKIKMSKATVVIGWLLSSACLLSLLYGLYEAELAPVTAAAYSSLSHSAWALGLAWIVIACSTGYGGYINKILSWPLLYPFSRVTYCAYLVHPLVIRWTAMNLDSPFHLGKDTVLITFLGQLVLSYALSFIVSVTFEAPVVSMLKILAPKKRKRIQ from the exons ATGTGGAACGCGATGCGTTTTCCGTTCATCGCCTTACTTGCACTTCTCGTGATCTACGCCGAAGGAGTATCTGCCGATATTCCGAATGGTGCCGTGCAGGAACCGATTCTTCGAGTAAAAAACTTGCCAACGACAATTAACGTAGTCGATAAAAAAAACTGGACCAGTCTGTCGAACGTGCTGGATGTTTTTAGTGCACATAATTTAGTCAAAAATTGGGCCGAAGGAGAGTACGCAATCGGAGCACAATGCAGCAAAGACATCACGACGTACGTCGAAGCTTTGAAGAATAAAGAATTGTGGGCTCTCAAAg TGGATGATGCGTCGGGTAGATTTACCAATGGATTCTTCTGGGGTAATTCTTATTTCACCGGATCGGCGACAGAATGTGACTATATCGGAGAAATTCATACCCGGAAAAATTCCAAAATCAATGTGGAATCGTCAATTGAAGAGGTACGAGAATTTAACGCAGAGCCGCGGAAAACGATGAATTTCGGCCTAAGCGGGACCAATACCTGGATCCAAACTACATCTACCGATGTACCACCTTATCATCTAGGATTTTATATGatgagaatttttataaacgcaTCTCAATATACAGCA acaCGATTGATTCATCTCGGAGTCTGTCTTCCATTCTCATGTACGGCCTCAGATGTAGCTATAATCGGTAAACTCGCTGCGGGAGAATTTGCAGCAAAACACTCATCTATCGAAAAAGTCCGAGATcaacataatttatatgacATGTTCTCAGATCCTGTCTTCTGGTGTTTGTT CGGTGTCAGCTTAGTGGTCCTAATACTGATGATCCTCGGTACCGGATACGACTATTACCTACTGAAAAAGTTAACCCGcaaaagaaatgtaatttacGATTTGGAGAAACACGGGAAACTCGATCATCTCACAAATGGCAATCGGAAGGCACTAAATG TAGCAGATTCTAACACCAACGGAGTGCAGCGGATCAACAATAATAACGATCACGAGAACAGCTTGCAGTCGTCTACTACAGAGGAACAGCAGGAGCTCA ACGTCTTTGAGGAACTTTTACTTTCATTCTCCATTCCCGCCAACGTGGCAACCATCTGCGACCGTAATGTGGGTGGTGACACTATCAGCACCGTCCATGGACTCAGGGCGATATCGATGGCATGGGTCATCCTCGGGCATACGTGCATCGTCCTTTTCAAGTACTCGGACAATATGGAATATCGCAAAGTGGTGGAGAAGAGATTCCTCTTCCAGACTATCACAAACGGGGCCTTTAGTGTCGATACGTTCTTCTTCATGGGCGGCTTGCTCGTGAGCTTCCTGTACTTCAGAACCAATGCTAAGGGAGACTTGAAGAGGCTCACGCAAGGCACGCGAGGCTTCCTCGCGGGCAGCCTGAAATTCATCGGACTTCTTCTGTACAGATTCAGTAGGCTCACCGCACCGTACATGTTTGTACTAGGTGTGGTCGAGGTCTCGATGAAGTATTTCCACGCAAACTCCGTTTTCGAGCCTCCTACGGCGGACCATTATAATTGTCCCAATTATTGGTGGAGAAATTTGCTCTATATCAATACTTGGTTTCCCGTCGAGGAAATG TGTATGCTTTGGAGTTGGTACGTAGCAGATGACACACAATTTTACATCGTGGGCGGAGTCATACTAGTGCTTGCTACAAAACACTTTAAAATAGCGGCTGCCGCTTTAATTGGTCTACTAATAAGCTCGTGGGCAACTACTGGCTATATTGCTTTGATCAACAATCATATGCCAACCTCGGATGATCCATTAGCCCTCTTCGACAAGATCTACGATAAACCGTGGACAAGATTAGGGCCCTATTTGATTGGGATGTCCGTCggttattttctctttaagactgactgtaaaataaaaatgtctaag gcTACCGTCGTCATAGGATGGCTTTTGTCTTCCGCGTGTCTCTTGAGTTTACTTTACGGTCTATACGAAGCGGAACTTGCACCTGTTACAGCCGCTGCATATTCTTCCCTAAGCCACAGTGCATGGGCGCTAGGCCTGGCATGGATCGTAATAGCATGTAGCACTGGCTACGgag gatacataaataagatattatcGTGGCCACTCTTGTATCCATTCAGCAGAGTGACTTACTGTGCTTATCTAGTTCACCCACTTGTAATTCGATGGACCGCGATGAATCTAGATTCTCCGTTCCATTTAGGAAAGGATACTGTG TTAATAACATTCCTGGGACAACTAGTGCTGTCTTACGCTTTATCTTTCATAGTGTCAGTCACCTTCGAAGCACCAGTAGTCAGTATGCTAAAGATCCTCGCACCAAAAAagcgaaaacgcatacaaTAG
- the LOC105277807 gene encoding 26S proteasome non-ATPase regulatory subunit 5 — translation MTEWYQAKILRLCELNNIEEKKDILTDIKIKFGSLNNRDAEQIARNLDYEPLYSQLTSSDREVIEQICDLLTILFSVLEPGEIYQRYLIEVPALMTNQNASVRLLVLREFLRTASHSQKIFQLLADTTVLISLVNKIGDNDLTVAECAMSVVKKLGGNPNGLHILYKGELLRTFARLLQNDTISFRVYEVIVDIAKTSREALEVTAQSGFLNSLINVLENEDILLQLNALEILTQLAVFEEGLSYLEQQEVLSKLVQKIAQANENHLSNLLIPGLMKFFGNVARYWPNELFSKYPVIISALFEVIDSGDQTIMGPALDTLGFVSVSVEGKYALQALGDAMLGALKKIAEIAQRMPTALRIRGLNNLALILDVKKVEQDNRILSLTKLWFDSLCDDPLGMIIAICRQPFADIRQAGLEVLAVISCQVWGQEYISTYPGLVEFLLDRNIESFKECKDAKYEVVKCLSQAERDVFDADTIQKFKQFVNEGPYFVDVNTEVAIEGAL, via the exons ATGACGGAATGGTATCAAGCGAAGATTTTGCGCTTATGCGAATTGAACAATATCGAGGAAAAGAAGGATATTCTAACGGATATCAAAATCAAATTCGGCAGCTTGAATAATCGAGATGCCGAGCAGATTGCTCGAAACTTGGATTACGAGCCGCTCTATTCACAACTAACCTCAAGTGACAG agAAGTTATAGAGCAGATATGCGACCTGCTGACCATCTTGTTCAGTGTGTTAGAACCAGGAGAAATTTATCAGAGATATCTAATAGAAGTGCCTGCGTTGATGACTAATCAAAATGCTAGCGTGAGGTTGCTTGTACTGCGTGAGTTCTTACGTACAGCTTCGCATTCGCAAAAGATATTCCAGTTGCTCGCAGACACCACTGTCCTGATTTCTCTTGTAAACAAAATTGGTGATAATGACCTAACAGTCGCCGAATGTGCGATGAGTGTAGTGAAGAAACTTGGAGGAAATCCAAATGGCTTACACATTCTGTATAAGGGTGAACTGCTGAGAACGTTTGCCAGGTTGCTGCAAAACGATACCATTAGCTTTCGCGTTTATGAAGTCATTGTGGATATAGCGAAAACGTCCAGAGAAGCTCTCGAAGTGACAGCCCAGTCAGGTTTCTTGAACAGCTTGATTAACGTACTGGAGAACGAGGATATACTGCTTCAGTTAAATGCCTTGGAGATATTGACTCAATTAGCGGTATTCGAGGAGGGGCTCAGTTATCTAGAACAGCAGGAGGTATTGAGCAAGCTGGTTCAGAAAATAGCGCAAGCCAACGAGAATCACTTGTCAAACCTCTTGATCCCCGGTTTGATGAAGTTCTTTGGTAACGTCGCGCGTTATTGGCCCAACGAGTTGTTCTCGAAATATCCCGTAATAATTTCTGCGCTATTCGAGGTGATAGATAGCGGAGATCAGACTATTATGGGTCCTGCGTTAGATACTCTGGGATTCGTATCCGTGAGCGTCGAGGGAAAGTACGCGCTGCAAGCTCTAGGGGACGCGATGCTTGGGGCGCTGAAGAAAATCGCCGAGATAGCCCAGAGAATGCCTACTGCTCTGAGAATTCGTGGCTTGAACAACCTTGCCCTTATACTCGATGTCAAGAAAGTTGAACAAGACAACAGAATCTTGTCCTTGACGAAGCTGTGGTTCGATTCGCTGTGCGACGATCCGTTGGGTATGATCATAGCAATATGCAGACAACCGTTCGCCGATATCAGACAGGCCGGTCTGGAGGTACTGGCGGTTATCAGCTGCCAAGTATGGGGACAAGAGTACATATCTACTTATCCGGGTTTGGTAGAGTTCCTATTAGATAGAAATATCGAATCGTTCAAAGAATGCAAGGATGCGAAATACGAAGTTGTGAAATGTTTGTCGCAAGCGGAGCGAGATGTATTCGACGCGGATACCATACAGAAGTTCAAGCAGTTCGTTAACGAGGGTCCATACTTTGTCGATGTTAATACAGAAGTTGCGATAGAGGGTGCTTTGTAA
- the LOC105277801 gene encoding LETM1 domain-containing protein 1 — translation MYKAISRILVRGRRSELLRCSVTHRDVVTAEDRSGKPSKVANLKKYWLDKYVNYIKNYERTLEKKFPRTMQVYRVFSVGSKDVYTDVRTCFSTYTSMIKHGNDIMDSFTLKELQLMHTVPKDLRKLLPVFLLSAIPFANYIIFPLAFYFPRYLLTSHYWTLQQKLEFMLYDHKRRLWHNKPLFRCMQTEFGTIKDQKLRMKWQDAIACLGSGTHPSTKDIIACCELFSGPPYSLNALKRKHLKELLAIHGMPVWRPFKRKRLMERGMLILRMDRAIVREGGVKAMSNEAMRWALSFRGVNPANMSLESMRNWLEQWLEVSAIVDTNNISLLLHSPILLAYNHSTNWILIYS, via the exons ATGTACAAAGCGATATCTAGAATATTGGTGCGAGGGAGAAGGTCGGAGCTTTTGAGATGTTCCGTGACGCACCGGGACGTCGTAACGGCGGAGGACAGGTCGGGTAAGCCGAGCAAAGTAGCTAACCTCAAAAAGTATTGGTTGGACAAATACGTGAATTACATCAAGAATTACGAGCGCACGCTGGAGAAGAAGTTCCCGCGTACGATGCAGGTGTACCGCGTGTTCAGCGTGGGCAGCAAAGACGTATACACGGACGTGAGAACTTGTTTTTCCACGTATACCTCGATGATAAAGCACGGAAACGACATCATGGACAGCTTCACCCTGAAGGAGCTGCAATTGATGCACACGGTGCCGAAAGATCTGCGAAAACTGTTGCCGGTGTTTCTGCTGTCGGCTATTCCGTTCGcgaattacattattttcccCTTGGCCTTTTACTTCCCACGCTATTTACTGACATCCCATTACTGGACGCTGCAGCAGAAACTCGAGTTCATGCTGTACGATCACAAGAGAAGGCTGTGGCATAATAAACCACTGTTCAGATGTATGCAGACAGAGTTCGGGACTATCAAGGATCAAAAGCTCAGGATGAAGTGGCAGGATGCCATAGCTTGTCTTGGAAGTGGCACACATCCATCTACCAAGGATATAATAGCCTGCTGTGAGCTCTTCTCAGGCCCGCCGTATTCTCTCAACGCTCTTAAAAGGAAACACCTG AAGGAACTATTAGCGATACATGGTATGCCTGTATGGAGGCCTTTCAAGAGAAAGAGGTTGATGGAAAGGGGTATGTTAATACTGCGGATGGATCGTGCTATTGTACGAGAAGGAGGAGTAAAGGCAATGTCCAATGAAGCGATGCGATGG gCGTTATCCTTTAGGGGTGTAAATCCTGCAAATATGTCCTTAGAAAGTATGAGAAACTGGCTTGAGCAATGGTTGGAAGTATCGGCAATCGttgatacaaataatatatctttgtTACTACACAGTCCAATTCTCTTGGCTTATAATCACTCAACAAATTGGATACTTATATACAGCTAA